The DNA window GAAGTAGTCGACGAAGCCGTGCACGTAGAGCACGGCCCGGCCGGTCGGTCGGTCGGCGCGGCGGCGGACCAGGGTCGCGACGACCGGTCCCTCGTCGTCGGTGCCCAGTTCGATCGTGCGCCGCTCGTAGGGCGCTCCCAGCACGTCCGGTTCCACGACCGCGACGGTACGCCGCCGAGCTACCCGGCGGTAGGGGTGTAAGGCCGGGCCCCCTGTTAACGCATTCGGTAGAGGAAGGGGCCCTGTTGACACCTGCGGCCGGCCCGCCCGCCGGCACCGTGCGGGCGGGCCGGGTCCGGGTCAGGCGGTTTCGGCGTCCTGGCGCAGCACGTCGTCCAGCGGGACGGGGTCGGGCTGCTCCGTCGCGCGCAGGTGCTTGTTGTTGCGCGGCTCCTGCCGAGTCTTCGCGTCGTTGAGCTTGCGGCGCAGGTCGTCCCGGACATCGTTGAGCGCGGCGTGCAGGTCCTCCTCCGTCGAGGTGGTGACGATCTTCTGCCGGCCGGCCACCC is part of the Micromonospora sp. WMMD980 genome and encodes:
- a CDS encoding HPF/RaiA family ribosome-associated protein; protein product: GFSQGDRNWIAEQFATLDARLASFHADATELEVSVKDREARGQKVTLECWVAGRQKIVTTSTEEDLHAALNDVRDDLRRKLNDAKTRQEPRNNKHLRATEQPDPVPLDDVLRQDAETA